The following are encoded together in the Oncorhynchus masou masou isolate Uvic2021 chromosome 5, UVic_Omas_1.1, whole genome shotgun sequence genome:
- the LOC135526543 gene encoding scaffold attachment factor B1-like translates to MERVVEMANNGGFSLAGPSTTPRKRQVRFSARHDILLLREVIAQNPFCSKESGRIWARVGEIITAALQDESFEVDARRCRERTMLLLDYYKKQDFPSLRRFGTERLYAQKEDLLHEVLELEAEKGLLASGESKYQDEELRKRALEELASLPEQDKPIIISTQTGQPKVPMTPEPEEEQEDLAELSLVSAAPMAKQPCQCCCQTYSEILSFLEKRSEAEQRLREEELSLRREELEIQRSKITLERERLGAERKERERRFELESQERQVILDLLKEKVLKG, encoded by the exons ATGGAACGTGTGGTGGAGATGGCAAATAACGGTG gTTTCTCCCTCGCCGGTCCTTCCACCACTCCCCGCAAGCGACAGGTGCGCTTCTCCGCCCGCCACGACATCCTGCTGCTCCGTGAGGTCATTGCTCAGAACCCGTTCTGTTCCAAGGAGTCGGGTCGTATCTGGGCCCGTGTCGGGGAGATCATTACTGCTGCCCTGCAGGACGAGAGCTTTGAGGTGGACGCCCGGCGTTGCAGGGAGAGGACCATGCTGCTGCTGGACTACTACAAGAAGCAGGACTTCCCCAGCCTACGCAG GTTTGGGACAGAGAGGCTGTATGCCCAGAAAGAAGACTTACTCCATGAGGTGTTGGAGCTGGAGGCAGAGAAGGGTCTTCTGGCCAGCGGGGAGAGTAAGTACCAGGATGAGGAACTCAGGAAACGAGCCCTGGAAGAGCTGGCTAGTCTACCAGAGCAGGACAAACCCATCATTATCTCTACACAAACAGGACAACCCAAAG TCCCCATGACCCCAGAGCccgaggaggagcaggaggacctGGCGGAGCTCTCACTAGTCTCGGCGGCACCCATGGCCAAGCAGCCTTGCCAATGCTGCTGCCAGACCTACTCAGAGATCCTTAGCTTCCTGGAGAAGCGCTCGGAGGCGGAACAACGACTGCGGGAGGAGGAGCTATCGCTGAGGAGGGAGGAGCTCGAGATCCAGAGGAGTAAAatcactctggagagagagaggctgggggcggagaggaaggagagggagaggaggttcgaGCTGGAGAGCCAGGAAAGACAGGTCATATTGGACCTGCTAAAGGAGAAGGTGCTCAAAGGATGA